Part of the Candidatus Chlorohelix allophototropha genome, CCACTATTCTGGTTATTGGTGTAGGATTCATAATATTTTCCACCGGCACCCTGATTGATCTGGCGCGATTGGGTTCCCACCGGGCTGGAATGCCCCCTATATGACCAGACCACATTCTAGCTGCTTTTGAGCCAACCAGTTATGTTCAAATTCTACTGGGGCTAAGTAACCCAAAGACGAATGTAAGCGACCTTCATTATAAATCCGTTCTAGCCAATGTTCCAAACCCACTGCTACCTCTGCCAAATTCTGAAATTCTTCTAAATAGAGTTTCTCATAACTAACCGTCTTGTTAAAGCTCTCCGCCATCCCGTTCTGCTGTGGTCGCCCCGGTTGGCTGTGGCTTACTACCGCCCCGATTGCAGTTAACTGCTCACGATACTCTCGACTGGTGTAGTTCGAGCCCTTGTCGGTGTGATGGATCAAACCTGCTTCTGGTCGCCTCTGCCCTATTGCCATTTGCAAGGTCCGCAGGGTCAACTGAGTATCATTGTGACGGCTCACTGCCCAACCCACCACTTTCCGGCTGAACCCATCCAATAAAGTTGCTAGGTAACCTTCCTCTTTTTTGGTGGCTACGAACAGCACATCCCCTACCCAAGCCCGATTCGGGGCGTTGATCTCCCCAGCTTGTTTAGCCGTCACCAACCGATTTGCCTCTCTGGCAGCTTTAGGATCATTGACACTAATCAGTGGTTTTCTCCTTTTCCACCGTTTCCAGCTTAAACCCCATTTCTTCAGCAAGCGCCTCACTCGCTTGTGGTTGATCTTTTCCCCACCCTTCTGTAAGGCTTTGGTTACGCGCCGATAGCCATAGCCGCTGTAAGTACCTAGTATTTGCTCCACCCGTTGCTTCAGGCTTTCCTCCTCCGGGTTGGCTTTTTCCACCTTATTTTGGCGTTGGTAATACCAAGCCCGATTGACCCTAAACAGGTGACATAATTTCCTCAGAGAATAGCCCAGTCCTTGCTTTTGGCTGAGCCGGTATAACCCAC contains:
- a CDS encoding IS3 family transposase, with translation MIGGLYRLSQKQGLGYSLRKLCHLFRVNRAWYYQRQNKVEKANPEEESLKQRVEQILGTYSGYGYRRVTKALQKGGEKINHKRVRRLLKKWGLSWKRWKRRKPLISVNDPKAAREANRLVTAKQAGEINAPNRAWVGDVLFVATKKEEGYLATLLDGFSRKVVGWAVSRHNDTQLTLRTLQMAIGQRRPEAGLIHHTDKGSNYTSREYREQLTAIGAVVSHSQPGRPQQNGMAESFNKTVSYEKLYLEEFQNLAEVAVGLEHWLERIYNEGRLHSSLGYLAPVEFEHNWLAQKQLECGLVI